One window from the genome of Anolis sagrei isolate rAnoSag1 chromosome 4, rAnoSag1.mat, whole genome shotgun sequence encodes:
- the FAM151A gene encoding protein FAM151A isoform X1, whose amino-acid sequence MHRSTVRASSMKCPSMGRKGVLAVVLCALAVISACIALAVLLTVNKKSAQQDPGVQPDFSTGGDLLDYLLSLKRIDRRDGLLVTWYHAANKKSEMEEALKSDVMALESDVTVEGYNTPYETGKPIMAHPPDIYSDNSLEEWLTAVLKSSDKAIKLDFKNIKTVGPSLDILVKASSELNINRPVWLNADILNGPNVPINIAVNATRFLSLIQEKFPNCTVSTGWTTLYLPFFPQSTYTQNMVEKMHSLVGKLPQQITFPVRAVMVRPAWSHLSWLLSQSKRYSLTLWQGKTDPVTVEDLLFIRNNSQPEQIYYDLYDPVLSQFKDIVFTSTRNSVFANQTEMSAN is encoded by the exons ATGCACAGAAGCACTGTAAGGGCTTCCAGCATGAAGTGCCCTTCCATGGGAAGAAAAGGAGTCCTTGCAGTTGTGCTCTGTGCTCTGGCAGTGATTTCTGCTTGCATTGCTCTTGCCGTGTTGCTGACGGTCAACAAGAAGTCTGCACAACAAG ATCCAGGAGTCCAGCCGGATTTCTCTACAGGTGGAGATCTGTTGGATTATCTGCTCAGTCTAAAGAGAATAGACAGAAGAGATGGATTGCTGGTCACTTGGTACCATGCTGCAAATAAAAAGAGTGAGATGGAAGAGGCCTTAAAGA GTGATGTCATGGCACTGGAATCTGATGTCACTGTTGAAGGCTACAACACACCCTACGAGACGGGCAAACCCATCATGGCCCACCCTCCTGACATCTACAGTGACAATTCTCTTGAAGAGTGGCTGACGGCAGTCCTTAAGTCATCTGATAAGG CTATTAAGCTGGATTTCAAAAACATCAAGACAGTTGGCCCATCTCTGGATATCTTAGTAAAAGCTTCCTCTGAGCTAAATATTAACCGACCTGTGTGGCTAAATGCAGACATTCTAAATGGCCCAAATGTACCCATTAACATTGCTGTTAATGCAACCCG GTTTCTCTCACTCATCCAGGAGAAGTTCCCAAACTGTACTGTCTCCACAGGTTGGACAACCCTCTATTTGCCTTTTTTTCCACAAAGCACCTATACGCAGAACATGGTTGAGAAAATGCATAGCCTTGTAGGAAAGCTGCCTCAGCAAATCACATTTCCTGTAAGGGCTGTCATGGTAAGACCGGCCTGGTCTCATTTGAGCTGGCTTTTGAGTCAGTCCAAAAG GTACAGCCTTACCTTATGGCAAGGGAAAACTGATCCAGTTACAGTGGAAGATCTCTTGTTTATCCGAAATAATAGCCAACCTGAGCAAATCTATTATGACCTTTATGATCCTGTTTTGTCTCAATTCAAAGACATAGTCT TCACTTCTACAAGAAATAGTGTTTTTGCCAACCAGACTGAGATGAGTGCTAATTAG
- the FAM151A gene encoding protein FAM151A isoform X2 encodes MHRSTVRASSMKCPSMGRKGVLAVVLCALAVISACIALAVLLTVNKKSAQQDPGVQPDFSTGGDLLDYLLSLKRIDRRDGLLVTWYHAANKKSEMEEALKSDVMALESDVTVEGYNTPYETGKPIMAHPPDIYSDNSLEEWLTAVLKSSDKAIKLDFKNIKTVGPSLDILVKASSELNINRPVWLNADILNGPNVPINIAVNATRFLSLIQEKFPNCTVSTGWTTLYLPFFPQSTYTQNMVEKMHSLVGKLPQQITFPVRAVMVRPAWSHLSWLLSQSKRYSLTLWQGKTDPVTVEDLLFIRNNSQPEQIYYDLYDPVLSQFKDIV; translated from the exons ATGCACAGAAGCACTGTAAGGGCTTCCAGCATGAAGTGCCCTTCCATGGGAAGAAAAGGAGTCCTTGCAGTTGTGCTCTGTGCTCTGGCAGTGATTTCTGCTTGCATTGCTCTTGCCGTGTTGCTGACGGTCAACAAGAAGTCTGCACAACAAG ATCCAGGAGTCCAGCCGGATTTCTCTACAGGTGGAGATCTGTTGGATTATCTGCTCAGTCTAAAGAGAATAGACAGAAGAGATGGATTGCTGGTCACTTGGTACCATGCTGCAAATAAAAAGAGTGAGATGGAAGAGGCCTTAAAGA GTGATGTCATGGCACTGGAATCTGATGTCACTGTTGAAGGCTACAACACACCCTACGAGACGGGCAAACCCATCATGGCCCACCCTCCTGACATCTACAGTGACAATTCTCTTGAAGAGTGGCTGACGGCAGTCCTTAAGTCATCTGATAAGG CTATTAAGCTGGATTTCAAAAACATCAAGACAGTTGGCCCATCTCTGGATATCTTAGTAAAAGCTTCCTCTGAGCTAAATATTAACCGACCTGTGTGGCTAAATGCAGACATTCTAAATGGCCCAAATGTACCCATTAACATTGCTGTTAATGCAACCCG GTTTCTCTCACTCATCCAGGAGAAGTTCCCAAACTGTACTGTCTCCACAGGTTGGACAACCCTCTATTTGCCTTTTTTTCCACAAAGCACCTATACGCAGAACATGGTTGAGAAAATGCATAGCCTTGTAGGAAAGCTGCCTCAGCAAATCACATTTCCTGTAAGGGCTGTCATGGTAAGACCGGCCTGGTCTCATTTGAGCTGGCTTTTGAGTCAGTCCAAAAG GTACAGCCTTACCTTATGGCAAGGGAAAACTGATCCAGTTACAGTGGAAGATCTCTTGTTTATCCGAAATAATAGCCAACCTGAGCAAATCTATTATGACCTTTATGATCCTGTTTTGTCTCAATTCAAAGACATAGTCT ga